In Pigmentibacter ruber, a genomic segment contains:
- a CDS encoding phospholipase D-like domain-containing protein gives MLFKLKMMILICLCFIKYYANAQNNNSDLYLSYNFMKSLYLKYQENQPNWGGLVGLIPLNNWSHNINDYSINLWRTPITKEYPTKQFVDYVEYSVARAEDVVHISTLWFTPGNSMEEALKRAISYLNQKSFQQQKFIRVRIMFSMYKASPLPTKNATEKVIDYLLPEGISPYLDLSVINYRNPVAFNHSKIIAIDRDQLFTGGTNFPDNDYDDLEDPVNDLTIELNLPYIAELGRVYLSKIALESKLGDEFSLNSIACTNTEKSECTVSNRWFEQSNPNLNIFNIPVILQNYHKEYILSAGKMMSARDYNDAEFSTNALMSMMDNAQYEINISQQSIRNITPNSTEIQNSTCAVIGKALSRGVKVNILLSSFSAHGTLLGYTESSSSDKATIKCIIKNTIDTFSIDPTGALERLSILRIARWFNFNDYKYGSARNHVKLIMADNRMAYIGSENLYYNNHAEFGIFIHSELLVSKIRKEYWDPSYARAYSSYSSN, from the coding sequence ATGCTTTTTAAATTAAAAATGATGATCTTAATTTGTTTGTGTTTTATAAAATATTATGCAAATGCACAAAATAACAATTCAGATCTTTATCTATCTTATAATTTTATGAAAAGCTTATACTTAAAATATCAAGAAAATCAGCCTAATTGGGGAGGATTAGTAGGCCTTATACCTTTAAATAACTGGAGTCACAATATCAATGATTATTCAATTAACTTATGGAGAACACCAATAACCAAAGAATATCCAACAAAACAATTTGTAGATTATGTTGAATATTCGGTAGCAAGAGCTGAAGACGTAGTACATATTTCTACTTTGTGGTTTACACCTGGGAATTCAATGGAAGAGGCTTTAAAAAGAGCTATATCTTATTTAAATCAAAAATCTTTTCAGCAACAAAAATTTATAAGAGTAAGAATAATGTTTAGTATGTATAAAGCATCTCCACTGCCAACTAAAAATGCAACAGAAAAAGTAATTGATTACTTATTGCCTGAAGGGATTTCACCTTATTTAGATTTAAGTGTTATAAATTATAGAAATCCAGTAGCATTTAATCATTCAAAAATTATTGCAATAGATAGAGATCAGCTATTTACTGGTGGAACAAATTTTCCAGATAATGATTATGATGATCTTGAAGATCCAGTTAATGATTTGACAATAGAATTAAATCTTCCTTATATTGCAGAATTAGGAAGAGTATATTTGAGTAAAATAGCATTAGAAAGTAAATTAGGAGATGAATTTAGTTTAAATAGTATAGCCTGTACAAATACTGAAAAATCAGAATGTACTGTTTCAAATCGTTGGTTTGAGCAATCAAATCCAAATTTAAATATTTTTAATATACCAGTAATCCTCCAGAATTATCACAAAGAATATATTTTAAGTGCAGGAAAAATGATGAGTGCAAGAGACTATAATGATGCTGAATTTTCTACAAATGCTTTGATGAGTATGATGGATAATGCTCAATATGAAATAAATATATCACAACAGAGTATTAGAAATATAACTCCAAATAGCACTGAGATCCAAAATTCAACCTGTGCTGTAATAGGAAAGGCTCTTTCAAGAGGTGTGAAAGTGAATATTTTACTATCGTCATTTTCAGCACATGGAACTCTATTAGGATATACAGAAAGTTCATCAAGCGATAAAGCAACAATAAAATGTATTATAAAAAACACTATTGACACTTTTAGTATTGATCCTACTGGTGCTCTAGAACGCTTAAGTATTTTAAGAATTGCAAGATGGTTTAATTTCAATGACTACAAATATGGTAGTGCAAGAAATCATGTTAAGTTAATAATGGCAGATAATAGGATGGCTTATATAGGTTCGGAGAATTTATATTACAATAATCACGCAGAATTTGGTATATTTATTCATTCTGAATTACTAGTATCAAAAATAAGAAAAGAATATTGGGATCCTTCCTATGCCAGAGCATATTCTTCATATAGCAGTAATTAA
- a CDS encoding Ppx/GppA phosphatase family protein, with product MKFKNQLLLLMPVLLFFLVTAFYFLKKNIKHNNYNNLCKIENRGAFDIGSGATKIQIAKVKICNDEQVKIEQVYFKKNIAVKYSQDLAEGNQNIFSQKIIQEGINALHELKSEGLEHLKSKCGENCQVDVWRGITTEAFRKALNWREAQKSLASTTSGLLLKRLNQSEEALYGFYPITKLKDFNKNQHVVWDMGGGSTQITAFHSSFIEKNFSNQGAESIETDLGSSSFSHFLKKILLVTEKKKLESLNPINNYNFLEKYALKYVQNKIDFSFQSKPKKTETFSELYSNKDYVAVGGLLSISLPEAMTLIEPKFKKYDYASIQKISEVPSINKEDLQKIYQKLKKMSDSELEDFSDKMGMNKNYSKVLSSNLLLVLNYMDSSLKINKITPISIDGTDSILLSKDIYNKTYWEQDSVIN from the coding sequence GTGAAATTTAAAAATCAATTATTATTATTGATGCCTGTTTTATTATTCTTTTTAGTAACAGCATTTTACTTTCTAAAAAAAAATATAAAACACAATAATTACAATAACTTATGCAAAATAGAAAATAGAGGCGCATTTGATATTGGTTCTGGAGCTACAAAAATTCAAATTGCAAAAGTAAAAATATGCAATGATGAACAAGTAAAAATTGAACAAGTATATTTCAAAAAAAATATTGCTGTTAAATATTCACAAGATCTTGCTGAGGGAAATCAAAACATTTTCTCGCAAAAAATCATTCAAGAAGGAATTAATGCCTTGCATGAATTGAAATCAGAAGGTTTGGAGCATCTAAAAAGTAAATGCGGTGAAAATTGTCAAGTCGATGTCTGGCGCGGCATAACTACAGAAGCTTTTAGAAAGGCCTTGAATTGGCGTGAAGCGCAAAAGAGTTTAGCCTCAACTACTTCGGGATTGCTTTTAAAACGATTAAATCAATCGGAAGAGGCCTTATATGGGTTTTATCCTATTACAAAGCTAAAAGATTTCAATAAAAATCAACACGTTGTATGGGATATGGGAGGAGGATCAACTCAAATTACAGCTTTTCATTCTTCTTTTATTGAAAAAAATTTTAGTAATCAAGGAGCTGAAAGTATAGAAACAGATTTAGGATCTAGTTCTTTTAGCCACTTTCTGAAAAAAATACTTCTTGTTACTGAAAAAAAGAAATTAGAGTCACTAAACCCAATTAATAACTATAATTTTTTGGAAAAATACGCATTAAAATATGTACAAAATAAAATAGATTTTTCATTTCAAAGTAAGCCAAAAAAAACGGAAACTTTTTCTGAACTATATAGTAATAAAGATTATGTTGCAGTTGGTGGTCTACTGTCAATCTCTCTTCCTGAGGCTATGACGTTAATTGAACCAAAGTTTAAAAAATATGATTATGCTAGCATTCAAAAAATATCAGAAGTACCTTCTATAAATAAGGAAGATTTACAAAAAATATATCAAAAATTAAAGAAAATGAGTGATTCTGAACTTGAAGATTTTTCTGATAAAATGGGGATGAATAAAAACTATTCAAAAGTTTTGAGTTCAAATTTGTTACTTGTGTTGAATTATATGGATAGTTCATTAAAAATTAATAAAATAACTCCTATTTCAATTGATGGCACTGACTCTATATTACTGAGTAAAGATATCTATAATAAAACCTACTGGGAACAAGATTCAGTTATAAATTAA
- a CDS encoding biliverdin-producing heme oxygenase, protein MENNLRNSLKEMNIRQLLREQTKNNHDIVEKLNYLSKDNVSKMDYIKFLIVFFKIVFPIEQIYDKKFKTEIEISFEPSFKTELILSDLKNLNVDFSQIKSTNFLPKIETKFQMIGALYVLEGSVLGATMLYSKLLSLFGEEFKENLHYLYGYGKDNFIKWKNFLKLLDSYEAISNHSKLEILETAKSTFDCFANEFKAT, encoded by the coding sequence ATGGAGAATAATCTTAGAAATAGTCTAAAAGAAATGAATATTAGACAGTTACTGAGGGAACAAACAAAAAATAATCATGATATTGTTGAAAAATTAAATTACCTTAGCAAAGATAATGTATCAAAAATGGATTACATAAAATTTTTAATTGTCTTCTTCAAAATAGTTTTTCCTATAGAACAAATTTATGATAAAAAATTTAAGACTGAAATTGAAATTAGTTTTGAACCAAGTTTTAAAACAGAATTGATACTCTCTGACTTAAAAAATTTAAATGTAGATTTTTCCCAGATAAAATCCACAAATTTTTTGCCTAAAATTGAAACAAAATTTCAAATGATAGGTGCTTTGTATGTTTTAGAAGGATCTGTATTAGGAGCTACAATGTTATATTCTAAATTACTTTCACTTTTTGGAGAAGAATTTAAAGAAAATTTACATTACTTATATGGCTATGGAAAAGATAATTTTATTAAATGGAAAAATTTTTTAAAACTTTTAGATAGCTATGAAGCAATAAGTAATCACTCTAAATTAGAAATTTTAGAGACTGCAAAAAGTACATTTGATTGTTTTGCGAATGAATTTAAAGCTACATAA
- a CDS encoding GAF domain-containing protein, with product MLSKVNSIYQSCEKQNVHICSSIQESGILLGIQTNNMQVAIQSNNFNNIFNYDIIYQPINILFSPDSMLKFIDICEQLTKKKLDSRVLTVLEIICNKKIYELSCFIYKTCSYIILEFQSNINLSKVYYDKKYFEQVYLYIKEAEINEDEMIKYICKFIKNITCFDRVYYCEFQEDETGFIRCCLNNSNLNSLLNHHFPASDLPNSVKNLYKKNRYRLISDIQNNNIEIFGLNKPLDLTQSFYRKIGSTHIKYLHNMQVRSSASFSVVVNNKLFALFGCHSVLPNYTEKVVLAKIHILIELFSKRLEDNLNQKFKMNIYKKNIYIQKFISIYQDQNKNLNNIPKENFDLLKNTFQANHIFFRSNKKWGNDHEIPTEFKNLILSFLKNYKDKENIILINSLASINEEFRKFAKDLAAGMLLLKFDKNFSNLIIFLRPESLQQIRWCGNPNDLDLQTDGLLNPRNSFQTWYESVEYSCKAWDNIDLKLAQNLYYEFLPKFYLYEKNIKKYLSMNTLKFLRKKNYINNILSFLKK from the coding sequence ATGTTGAGTAAAGTTAATTCTATATACCAATCCTGTGAAAAACAAAATGTTCATATTTGTAGTTCAATTCAAGAAAGTGGGATACTACTGGGTATACAAACTAACAATATGCAAGTAGCAATACAATCAAATAATTTTAACAATATTTTTAATTACGATATTATTTACCAACCTATTAATATTCTATTTTCGCCTGATTCAATGTTAAAATTTATAGATATATGTGAACAGTTAACAAAAAAAAAACTAGACAGTAGAGTTTTAACCGTATTAGAAATAATATGTAATAAAAAAATTTATGAATTATCATGTTTCATTTATAAAACATGTAGTTATATAATTTTAGAATTTCAAAGTAATATAAATCTTAGTAAAGTTTACTACGATAAGAAATATTTTGAACAAGTATATCTATATATTAAAGAAGCTGAAATCAATGAAGATGAAATGATAAAATATATTTGTAAATTTATAAAAAATATAACTTGTTTTGATAGAGTTTACTATTGCGAATTTCAGGAAGATGAAACTGGTTTTATTAGATGCTGTTTAAATAATTCAAATTTAAATTCACTTTTAAATCATCACTTTCCAGCATCAGATTTACCCAATTCTGTTAAAAATTTATATAAAAAAAATAGATATAGATTGATATCGGATATACAAAATAATAATATTGAAATATTTGGTTTAAACAAACCATTAGATTTAACCCAATCATTTTATCGAAAAATTGGGAGTACTCATATAAAATATCTGCATAATATGCAGGTTAGATCTTCCGCTTCATTTTCAGTAGTTGTAAATAATAAGCTCTTTGCTTTATTTGGTTGCCATTCAGTTCTCCCCAATTATACTGAAAAAGTAGTTTTAGCAAAAATTCATATTCTGATAGAACTTTTTTCAAAAAGACTAGAAGATAATTTAAATCAAAAATTTAAAATGAATATCTATAAAAAAAATATTTATATTCAAAAGTTTATTTCAATTTATCAAGATCAAAACAAAAACTTAAATAACATACCCAAAGAAAATTTTGATTTACTAAAAAACACTTTTCAAGCTAATCATATATTCTTTCGCAGTAATAAAAAATGGGGTAATGATCATGAAATTCCAACTGAATTTAAAAATTTAATACTATCTTTTCTGAAGAATTATAAGGATAAAGAAAATATAATTTTAATAAACAGCCTTGCTAGTATCAATGAAGAATTTCGAAAATTTGCAAAAGATTTAGCAGCAGGAATGTTACTTTTAAAATTTGATAAAAATTTTTCAAATTTGATTATTTTTCTTCGCCCAGAAAGCCTCCAACAAATAAGATGGTGTGGTAATCCTAATGATCTAGATCTGCAAACAGATGGTTTACTTAATCCAAGAAATTCCTTTCAAACTTGGTATGAATCAGTAGAATATAGTTGTAAAGCATGGGATAATATAGACTTAAAATTAGCACAAAATTTGTACTATGAATTTCTTCCAAAGTTTTACTTGTATGAAAAAAATATCAAAAAATATCTTTCTATGAATACGTTAAAATTCCTTCGTAAGAAAAACTACATTAATAATATATTATCATTTTTAAAAAAATAG
- a CDS encoding 3-deoxy-manno-octulosonate cytidylyltransferase yields MTEMISKHNRIIIAIPARFGSTRLPGKPLLKIGNSSIISMVAQKANQLAYKIKNELNIQAELIIATDDQKIYTEVNQLGLKAVMTDSDLKNGTERVFVAVQPRNENTQLNADDLIINIQGDEPFFSINDIFELTKQMLINDTTPMGTMAYKRNELDLFFSSSVVKVVKDTNSNALYFSRSPIPFPKDILGATGLDWLDKIPQLKKNSVHFYHHVGVYAFRYYALKKFATELVTSSLETYESLEQLRAMEAGWNILVTECLHPPFGIDTPEDLRKAQNYEKI; encoded by the coding sequence ATGACCGAAATGATTTCCAAACATAATAGAATTATTATAGCTATTCCTGCTCGCTTTGGTTCAACACGATTACCTGGAAAACCTCTTTTAAAAATAGGCAATTCTAGCATAATTTCGATGGTAGCACAAAAAGCAAATCAATTAGCATACAAAATAAAAAATGAATTAAATATCCAAGCAGAACTAATTATCGCAACAGACGATCAAAAAATTTATACTGAAGTAAATCAGTTAGGTCTAAAAGCAGTAATGACTGATTCAGATTTGAAAAATGGAACCGAAAGAGTTTTCGTTGCTGTTCAGCCCAGAAATGAAAATACACAATTAAACGCCGATGATTTAATTATTAATATTCAAGGTGATGAACCTTTTTTTTCTATAAATGATATATTTGAACTAACTAAACAAATGTTGATTAATGATACTACACCGATGGGGACAATGGCGTATAAAAGAAATGAATTAGATTTATTTTTCAGTAGTTCTGTAGTCAAAGTAGTTAAAGATACAAATTCCAATGCTCTTTACTTTTCAAGATCTCCCATTCCTTTCCCAAAAGATATATTGGGAGCCACAGGTCTAGATTGGTTAGATAAAATTCCGCAATTAAAAAAGAATTCAGTGCATTTCTATCACCACGTTGGGGTTTATGCATTCCGCTACTACGCACTTAAAAAATTTGCTACTGAATTAGTCACAAGTTCTTTGGAAACTTATGAAAGCCTGGAACAACTAAGAGCTATGGAAGCTGGTTGGAATATTTTAGTAACTGAATGCCTGCACCCACCGTTTGGTATTGATACTCCTGAAGATCTTAGAAAAGCACAGAATTATGAAAAAATTTAA
- a CDS encoding tetratricopeptide repeat protein, translating to MARQFTTAVNDGLPMWDTFEASFFLAAGLSVGIVFGILFPSLWRTFRRRFRKISQYASSEQKISSDLHPKLKILQESGALTNDEYLSSEVHIIYKQLKRLIKISEAFVLARNFFQIGNSKEAINIYIEILTNESVSKQETNRALFELSQVYASLGLYLRSFDTAYELFKRNSNNLQVFEHLLYVCTSGHLPDKLLNILNSIQIQSDSKVRLQIAHAICKIAEGQLPEKDKVEKTVDLARTALRWDGQSARAMILLWQATTQDFWTNSSADMKTKWMAFAAVLDALNDIYKISKISPAAVAKYLAEIILKMSQEREVLQSYVIVQNEFKSVLRTDKLEINAQKFLWASIFHATLLLEKSPEFQKSKYLDDVLAILGENKGYLASIVQLSEAAKIGYLSHSCARCGAFFSSFAWKCLQCNTEETLKPIILPNFEHS from the coding sequence GTGGCTAGACAATTTACCACAGCGGTTAATGATGGCTTGCCTATGTGGGATACTTTTGAAGCAAGTTTTTTTCTTGCTGCAGGGCTTTCGGTTGGAATTGTCTTTGGTATTCTCTTTCCTTCATTATGGCGCACTTTTAGAAGACGTTTTCGGAAAATTTCTCAGTATGCCTCAAGTGAGCAAAAAATCAGTTCAGATTTGCATCCAAAACTTAAGATTTTGCAGGAAAGTGGAGCTCTTACGAATGATGAATATTTAAGCTCTGAAGTGCATATTATTTATAAACAATTAAAAAGGCTTATTAAAATATCAGAAGCATTTGTGTTAGCACGTAATTTTTTTCAAATTGGAAATTCAAAAGAAGCTATAAATATTTATATCGAAATATTAACGAATGAGTCTGTTTCCAAACAAGAAACAAATAGAGCTCTTTTCGAATTATCACAAGTGTACGCTTCACTTGGATTATATCTACGTTCTTTTGATACAGCTTATGAACTCTTTAAGAGAAATTCAAATAATTTGCAAGTGTTTGAACATCTCTTATATGTTTGTACTTCAGGGCATTTGCCAGATAAATTATTAAATATTTTGAATTCAATTCAGATTCAATCTGACAGTAAAGTAAGGTTACAAATAGCACATGCTATTTGTAAAATAGCTGAGGGGCAATTGCCTGAAAAAGATAAAGTTGAAAAAACCGTAGATTTGGCTAGGACAGCCCTAAGATGGGATGGACAATCTGCACGCGCTATGATTTTGTTGTGGCAGGCTACAACGCAAGATTTTTGGACAAATTCTTCAGCAGATATGAAAACGAAATGGATGGCTTTTGCGGCAGTTTTAGATGCATTAAATGATATTTATAAGATATCTAAGATATCACCCGCAGCAGTGGCGAAGTATTTAGCCGAAATTATTTTAAAAATGAGTCAAGAGAGAGAGGTTTTACAAAGTTATGTAATAGTGCAAAACGAATTTAAATCTGTCTTACGGACGGATAAATTAGAAATTAATGCGCAAAAATTCCTTTGGGCATCTATCTTTCATGCTACTCTTCTGTTAGAGAAGTCACCTGAGTTTCAAAAAAGCAAGTATTTGGATGATGTGCTTGCAATTCTAGGAGAAAATAAAGGTTATTTAGCTTCTATTGTCCAACTCAGTGAAGCTGCAAAAATAGGATATCTTTCACATAGCTGTGCGAGATGTGGTGCTTTTTTTTCTTCATTTGCCTGGAAGTGTTTGCAATGCAACACTGAAGAAACTCTTAAACCAATTATATTGCCAAACTTTGAACATTCATAG
- the rsmB gene encoding 16S rRNA (cytosine(967)-C(5))-methyltransferase RsmB, with amino-acid sequence MSTRSGSLTRAIAIDALTHVLTRNIHSDVALEKLFASHPNLRSLDKAFIYEMVFGSLRWLAKMDWIMSHMLDRSFSSLDPRVANALRIGTYQIYYMDRVPERAAVSETVEAIKQVGVPNAASLVNAILRRVAKKSEYFPKPDKVTQAVEYYSMHHSFPQWMVERWYKQLTLERFEYLLANNNRIPKNSLRQITRNELPNSEKDLATYLLKTQSIESSWRPLPGTLRIETLPKFNECEAFNKGCYIVQDEAAQLATCLVQPSPTDQCLDACAAPGGKSIYLWDSGLEAQNLTVCDFAQKRLKILRENFTRVGLEGAQILHGDAVEQCIGKKFNKILLDAPCSAMGVIRRHPEIKWLRTLSDIQNCAMEQARLLDGLAKNVTVGGELIYIVCSFEIEETTQQISQFLEKHPEFEKINPSDRIHDFYKKYVTRENELLIYSGNPDDLDGFFGVVLKKNNE; translated from the coding sequence ATGTCAACCCGCTCTGGCTCCCTGACAAGGGCAATTGCCATTGATGCTTTAACACACGTTTTAACCCGTAATATCCATTCAGATGTTGCTTTGGAAAAACTGTTTGCAAGTCATCCTAATTTACGATCTCTCGATAAAGCTTTTATTTATGAAATGGTTTTTGGTTCATTACGTTGGCTGGCAAAAATGGATTGGATTATGTCACATATGTTAGACAGATCTTTTTCAAGCTTAGATCCAAGAGTAGCAAACGCTTTAAGAATAGGTACTTATCAGATATATTATATGGATAGAGTTCCAGAAAGAGCAGCAGTATCTGAGACAGTTGAAGCAATAAAGCAAGTTGGTGTGCCAAATGCAGCTTCCTTAGTTAATGCAATTTTAAGAAGAGTCGCAAAAAAATCTGAATATTTTCCTAAACCCGATAAAGTAACACAGGCTGTTGAATATTATTCAATGCATCATTCTTTTCCGCAATGGATGGTTGAGCGTTGGTATAAACAGCTTACTTTGGAAAGGTTTGAATATTTATTGGCAAATAATAATCGCATACCAAAAAATAGTTTGCGCCAAATAACGAGAAATGAATTGCCAAATTCAGAAAAAGATTTAGCCACGTATTTATTGAAGACACAATCCATAGAAAGTTCTTGGCGACCACTTCCTGGAACATTGCGCATTGAAACTTTACCTAAATTTAACGAATGTGAAGCCTTTAATAAAGGTTGCTATATAGTGCAAGATGAAGCGGCACAATTAGCTACTTGTTTAGTTCAACCGTCTCCAACAGATCAGTGTCTTGATGCATGTGCTGCTCCAGGTGGAAAATCAATTTACCTTTGGGATTCTGGTCTTGAAGCTCAGAATTTAACAGTTTGTGATTTTGCCCAGAAGCGATTAAAAATACTCCGTGAAAACTTTACACGTGTTGGTTTGGAAGGAGCTCAGATTTTACATGGTGATGCGGTTGAGCAATGTATTGGCAAAAAATTTAATAAAATTTTATTAGATGCCCCTTGTTCTGCAATGGGTGTGATTCGCAGACATCCTGAGATCAAATGGCTAAGAACTCTCAGTGATATTCAAAATTGTGCAATGGAACAGGCAAGACTTCTAGATGGACTAGCAAAAAATGTCACAGTGGGTGGAGAGCTCATTTATATTGTATGTAGCTTTGAAATAGAGGAAACTACTCAGCAAATTAGTCAATTTTTAGAAAAACACCCTGAATTTGAAAAGATTAATCCTTCGGACAGAATCCATGATTTTTATAAAAAATATGTGACCAGAGAAAATGAACTTCTTATCTATTCTGGTAATCCAGATGATCTCGATGGCTTTTTTGGTGTTGTCCTGAAAAAAAACAATGAATGA
- a CDS encoding substrate-binding periplasmic protein: MKHFSLLVIIVLLITLKTETYAKKLIINTQDWPPYQTIDNGQVKGSATETLKCVLKKMKVEYSIKVLPWKIAQDQVKDNKADAFYSAGITTERNSYATPTDKIANYKWIWVLNKNSDLDPSKPDFLTTATVAAKFGTGPEFYLYEKNYKVIASPKELIQLFEMLRAKRFDAFLTPEEPTLEVFKNNLVNKEHFKFIFHSNNALVFYFSKKYIKNNPNIIKQFNLALKNCPVI, translated from the coding sequence ATGAAACATTTCTCACTTTTAGTAATAATAGTTCTACTTATTACCTTAAAGACAGAAACATATGCAAAAAAACTTATAATTAACACACAAGATTGGCCTCCTTATCAAACTATAGACAATGGCCAAGTAAAAGGAAGTGCAACCGAAACTTTAAAATGTGTCCTCAAAAAAATGAAAGTAGAATATTCAATAAAAGTTTTGCCTTGGAAAATTGCACAAGACCAAGTTAAAGACAATAAAGCTGATGCATTTTATTCTGCTGGAATTACTACGGAAAGAAATTCTTATGCAACACCAACCGATAAAATAGCAAATTATAAATGGATCTGGGTATTAAATAAAAATTCAGATTTAGATCCATCAAAACCAGACTTTCTAACAACTGCAACTGTAGCGGCAAAATTTGGGACGGGACCTGAATTTTATTTATACGAGAAAAACTATAAAGTCATAGCTTCCCCAAAAGAACTTATTCAATTATTTGAAATGCTGCGCGCAAAACGTTTTGATGCTTTTCTGACACCTGAAGAGCCTACTTTAGAAGTTTTTAAAAATAACTTAGTAAATAAAGAACATTTTAAATTTATTTTTCACTCGAATAATGCTTTAGTTTTTTATTTTTCTAAAAAATATATTAAAAATAATCCTAATATCATAAAACAATTTAATTTAGCTTTGAAAAATTGTCCTGTAATTTAA
- a CDS encoding phosphate acyltransferase produces the protein MLFQSLSSSARDNIFMRAKGKTISLPEGNDERVVKAAEILKRELNIQSYLGNEQEAENNKQKTLGVMQKIAEKKGKPLSDKILPFIGDTTFEGGAKLYLGEVDAVVSGCVNSTAHVIRAALSTVGLKPQTKVITSAFLLALPKPTSGGEGLVLFADCGVIPQPNSAELVDIAYLGQEAFAFWSGQIPHVSFLSFSTVGSAEHPDVEKVRNAFKSFSEKYPNIIADGEVQFDTACVPSVAKRKNPHGKVQGKTNVFVFPDLDAGNIGYKITQRIGGAEAWGPILLGSAKPFSDLSRGASAEDIAHVAALTLALS, from the coding sequence ATGCTGTTTCAATCTTTATCTAGCAGTGCTAGAGACAATATTTTTATGCGAGCTAAAGGAAAAACGATATCATTACCAGAAGGAAATGATGAGAGGGTTGTAAAAGCAGCTGAAATTTTAAAAAGAGAATTAAATATTCAATCTTATTTAGGCAATGAGCAAGAAGCTGAAAATAATAAACAAAAAACGTTGGGTGTAATGCAGAAAATTGCTGAGAAAAAAGGAAAACCTTTATCAGATAAAATTCTTCCTTTCATTGGCGACACAACCTTTGAAGGTGGTGCAAAGCTCTATTTGGGAGAAGTCGATGCAGTTGTTTCTGGTTGTGTAAACTCTACAGCTCACGTCATTCGTGCAGCTCTGAGTACAGTTGGCTTAAAACCTCAAACTAAAGTAATTACAAGTGCTTTTTTATTAGCCTTGCCGAAACCAACTTCTGGTGGAGAGGGCTTAGTCTTATTTGCAGACTGTGGAGTCATACCGCAGCCAAACAGTGCAGAGTTGGTTGATATCGCTTATCTAGGGCAAGAAGCATTTGCCTTTTGGAGTGGACAAATTCCGCATGTTTCTTTTTTAAGTTTTTCTACAGTTGGCAGCGCTGAACATCCTGATGTTGAAAAAGTTAGAAATGCTTTTAAATCATTTTCAGAAAAGTATCCAAATATCATTGCTGATGGAGAAGTTCAGTTTGATACAGCATGTGTTCCAAGCGTTGCAAAAAGGAAAAACCCGCACGGAAAAGTACAAGGGAAAACAAATGTTTTTGTATTTCCTGATCTAGATGCAGGGAATATAGGCTATAAAATAACTCAAAGAATTGGGGGCGCAGAAGCTTGGGGACCTATTTTATTAGGGTCTGCTAAACCTTTTTCTGACTTATCCAGAGGAGCTTCAGCAGAAGATATCGCACATGTTGCTGCTCTAACCTTAGCATTAAGTTAA